A window from Rhizosphaericola mali encodes these proteins:
- a CDS encoding Crp/Fnr family transcriptional regulator, which yields MERRVSKKNTDDLKLRSTNIFVEFICKIIQPSNEELKEFIDNIQFLEAKKGDYLAAPGYIFQESFFVTKGFLRVFHKREKGDFTIEFAYKGRFSFDMSSHLQNVPTQFYYQAITDLEYISMSKSFVFDFLKKYDNWETLRRRIVETSYVANINRLFIFQTEDLLLRYKKFLELETDEIKNLPQIYIASYLGVKPQSLSRIKVKFHELYHSNK from the coding sequence TTGGAAAGGAGAGTAAGTAAGAAAAATACCGATGATCTAAAGCTACGATCTACCAATATTTTTGTAGAATTTATTTGTAAAATAATTCAACCTTCTAATGAAGAATTGAAGGAGTTTATTGATAATATACAGTTTTTAGAAGCGAAAAAGGGGGATTACTTGGCAGCGCCGGGGTACATATTTCAGGAATCGTTTTTTGTGACGAAAGGTTTTTTACGTGTTTTTCATAAAAGAGAAAAAGGTGATTTTACAATAGAATTTGCTTACAAAGGTCGATTTTCCTTTGACATGTCAAGTCATCTACAAAATGTGCCGACACAGTTTTACTACCAAGCAATTACAGATTTGGAATATATCTCCATGTCCAAAAGTTTTGTATTTGATTTTTTGAAAAAATATGATAATTGGGAAACGCTTCGTCGACGGATTGTCGAGACGAGTTATGTTGCAAATATTAATCGACTATTTATTTTCCAAACAGAAGATTTATTATTGAGATATAAGAAATTTTTGGAGTTGGAAACAGATGAAATAAAAAATTTGCCGCAAATCTATATTGCATCTTATTTGGGGGTAAAACCACAAAGTTTGAGTAGGATTAAAGTAAAATTTCATGAATTGTATCATTCTAATAAATGA
- a CDS encoding Crp/Fnr family transcriptional regulator, producing MQVIEPQAILKFHLSQIAIFTEEELRRMEKILKLGHARAGQLLYAPKEKLSTLAWLPISGILRGYRYVDCVDRTFCFSNPYCAFGNVYYYVTGYSDDVYMEAATDVIYIYFDYKDLIALEKEIPKVEKIRSYIIKMTNIFVTNILTDMCTKDLKTRYLELIEREPILFQLIPQYQIASYLGVEPQSLSRLKAQIKKEMVMEV from the coding sequence ATGCAAGTTATAGAGCCACAAGCAATACTTAAATTTCATTTGAGTCAAATCGCAATATTTACCGAAGAGGAATTGCGTCGAATGGAAAAAATTTTAAAGTTAGGTCATGCAAGGGCAGGACAACTACTTTATGCTCCTAAGGAAAAATTATCTACACTGGCTTGGTTGCCTATTTCTGGTATATTAAGGGGTTATAGGTATGTTGATTGTGTAGATCGTACTTTTTGTTTTTCCAATCCTTATTGTGCCTTTGGCAACGTTTATTATTATGTGACAGGATATTCTGATGATGTATATATGGAAGCTGCAACAGATGTCATTTATATTTATTTTGATTATAAAGATTTAATAGCTTTAGAGAAAGAAATACCTAAAGTTGAAAAAATTAGATCATATATCATAAAAATGACTAATATTTTTGTGACCAATATTCTGACAGATATGTGTACTAAAGATTTGAAAACTAGATATCTGGAATTAATTGAAAGAGAACCTATTTTATTTCAATTAATTCCTCAATATCAAATCGCATCTTATTTAGGAGTAGAACCACAAAGTCTAAGTCGATTGAAAGCTCAAATAAAAAAAGAAATGGTTATGGAAGTTTAA
- a CDS encoding gluconokinase yields the protein MMENKCYIIMGVSSSGKTTMGKYAAKILGCDFIDGDDLHPEANIEKMSAGIPLTDGDREPWFVIIGKEANDYLTKNKSIVIACSALKLKYREILRREISSIHFIYLKGSYGAILAQMQARKGHFMPESLLQSQFDILEEPTDQESDVTILPIGKGEKERLDNLFKLP from the coding sequence ATGATGGAAAACAAGTGTTATATCATAATGGGCGTTTCTAGCTCAGGTAAAACTACAATGGGAAAATATGCGGCAAAAATATTGGGATGTGATTTTATAGATGGCGATGATCTGCATCCGGAAGCCAATATTGAAAAAATGTCCGCAGGTATTCCACTCACAGATGGAGATCGTGAACCATGGTTTGTAATAATAGGTAAAGAGGCAAACGATTATTTGACAAAAAATAAATCTATCGTAATTGCTTGCTCCGCACTAAAATTAAAATATCGTGAGATCTTGCGACGAGAGATTTCCTCTATTCATTTTATCTATCTAAAAGGAAGTTACGGAGCAATATTGGCTCAGATGCAAGCTAGAAAAGGTCATTTTATGCCCGAATCACTTTTACAAAGCCAATTTGATATATTGGAAGAGCCAACGGATCAAGAATCAGATGTGACTATATTACCCATTGGCAAAGGAGAAAAAGAAAGATTAGACAACCTCTTTAAACTTCCATAA
- the argH gene encoding argininosuccinate lyase has product MKLWQKNTDSLKDVEIFTVGRDREFDLLLAPYDVLGNMAHATMLASIGLLTESEKDDLLAELKNIYAKTQSEGDDKFTISDDVEDVHSQIEFLLTQKLGDTGKKIHSARSRNDQVLVDIKLFLRSEIEKTVSSVQTLFKLLIEKSEQWKNVLMPGYTHLQIAMPSSFGLWLGAYAESLVDDTIQLKAAYNIVNKNPLGSAAGYGSSFPINRTMTTELLGFGDLNYNVVYAQMGRGKAERITAMALANVADTLARFSMDACMYCNQNFDFIHFPAELTTGSSIMPHKKNPDVFELVRAQCNRIKALPNEIMMMTTNLPLGYNRDLQLLKEHLFPALTMLRSCIDIVELMINNMTVRDNILKEEKYKYLFSVEEVNKLVLEGVPFRDAYKQVGLSIENGTFNYENIELHHTHEGSLGNLCNDKIETTMYKVLAGFHFEDAHKAIDKLIQ; this is encoded by the coding sequence ATGAAACTTTGGCAAAAGAATACGGATTCGTTAAAAGATGTTGAAATATTTACAGTTGGACGTGATCGTGAGTTTGATTTATTGCTCGCGCCATATGATGTCTTAGGTAATATGGCGCACGCTACTATGCTTGCATCTATTGGCTTATTGACGGAATCGGAAAAGGATGATTTGTTGGCTGAATTGAAAAATATTTATGCGAAAACGCAATCTGAAGGTGATGATAAATTCACAATTTCAGATGATGTAGAAGATGTACATTCTCAAATAGAATTTTTACTTACCCAAAAATTGGGCGATACCGGGAAAAAAATACATTCTGCAAGAAGTAGAAATGATCAGGTTCTAGTAGATATCAAATTATTTTTACGTAGTGAAATTGAAAAAACGGTGAGTTCTGTTCAAACTTTATTCAAATTACTTATTGAAAAAAGTGAGCAATGGAAAAATGTATTGATGCCGGGCTATACACATTTGCAGATTGCGATGCCTTCTTCTTTTGGACTATGGTTAGGTGCATATGCGGAGAGTTTGGTAGATGATACTATTCAGTTGAAAGCTGCCTATAATATTGTAAACAAAAATCCTCTCGGTTCGGCTGCTGGCTATGGTTCTTCTTTTCCGATAAATCGTACGATGACGACGGAATTATTGGGATTTGGAGATTTGAACTATAATGTAGTTTATGCACAAATGGGTAGAGGTAAAGCGGAAAGAATCACCGCGATGGCATTGGCAAATGTGGCAGATACTTTAGCTCGTTTTTCCATGGATGCTTGTATGTATTGCAATCAAAATTTCGATTTTATACATTTCCCTGCTGAATTAACTACAGGAAGTAGCATCATGCCGCATAAGAAAAATCCAGATGTATTCGAATTAGTCAGAGCACAATGTAATCGTATTAAGGCATTACCAAATGAGATTATGATGATGACGACTAATCTTCCATTGGGATATAATCGAGATTTACAATTGTTGAAAGAACATCTTTTCCCTGCACTAACTATGTTAAGAAGTTGTATTGATATTGTTGAGTTGATGATCAATAATATGACCGTTCGCGATAATATTTTAAAAGAAGAAAAATATAAATACTTATTCAGTGTAGAAGAAGTGAATAAATTAGTATTGGAAGGCGTTCCATTCAGAGATGCGTACAAGCAAGTTGGTTTGTCTATAGAAAATGGAACTTTCAACTATGAAAATATTGAATTACATCACACCCACGAAGGTAGTTTAGGTAATCTTTGTAATGATAAAATCGAAACTACTATGTATAAAGTATTGGCTGGTTTTCATTTTGAAGATGCGCACAAGGCAATTGATAAATTAATACAATAA